The following coding sequences are from one uncultured Methanobrevibacter sp. window:
- the tuf gene encoding translation elongation factor EF-1 subunit alpha — translation MAKAKEHLNLAFIGHVDHGKSTLVGHLLLKAGAIAEQQLDEGEDKFRFVMDKLGEERERGVTIDLAHQKFSTNKYDYTVVDCPGHRDFVKNMITGASQADAAVLVVAANDGVMPQTKEHMFLSMTLGIKQLIIAVNKMDMVDYSEDRFNEVKDEVSDLLRSIGRDPATTPFIPMSAFEGDNIKELSGNMSWYKGSPLMDELDKLVPPEKPVDLPLRIPIQDVYSITGVGTVPVGRVETGIMKQGDNVIFEPAGVSGEVKSIEMHHETFPEAEPGDNIGFNVRGVGKNDIRRGDVAGHTTDAPTVAKEFTAQVVVLQHPGVITVGYTPVFHCHTSQTACTFLDLTSKLDPATGQPEATKPDFIKTGDAAIVQIKPTKPMVMEEAANIPPMGRFAIRDMGQTVAAGLCLKVTDKK, via the coding sequence ATGGCAAAAGCAAAAGAACATTTAAATTTAGCATTTATTGGACACGTTGACCACGGTAAATCCACTTTAGTAGGACACTTATTATTAAAAGCTGGTGCAATCGCTGAACAACAATTAGATGAAGGTGAAGACAAATTCAGATTTGTTATGGACAAATTAGGTGAAGAAAGAGAAAGAGGAGTAACCATTGACTTAGCTCACCAAAAATTCTCCACCAACAAATACGACTACACTGTAGTAGACTGTCCTGGACACAGAGACTTCGTTAAAAACATGATTACTGGTGCATCCCAAGCTGACGCAGCTGTATTAGTAGTAGCTGCTAACGACGGTGTAATGCCACAAACCAAAGAACACATGTTCTTATCCATGACTTTAGGTATTAAACAATTAATCATTGCTGTAAACAAAATGGATATGGTAGATTACAGTGAAGACAGATTCAACGAAGTAAAAGATGAAGTATCTGACTTACTCAGATCCATCGGTAGAGACCCAGCAACCACTCCTTTCATCCCTATGTCTGCATTTGAAGGAGACAACATCAAAGAGCTCTCCGGTAACATGTCCTGGTACAAAGGTAGTCCATTAATGGATGAATTAGACAAATTAGTACCACCTGAAAAACCTGTAGACTTACCATTAAGAATTCCTATTCAAGACGTATACTCCATCACTGGTGTAGGTACTGTACCTGTAGGAAGAGTAGAAACTGGTATCATGAAACAAGGAGACAACGTTATCTTTGAACCTGCTGGAGTATCTGGTGAAGTAAAATCTATCGAAATGCACCACGAAACTTTCCCTGAAGCTGAACCTGGTGACAACATCGGATTCAACGTAAGAGGTGTAGGTAAAAACGATATCAGAAGAGGAGACGTAGCTGGACACACTACTGACGCTCCTACTGTAGCTAAAGAATTTACTGCACAAGTTGTAGTATTACAACACCCTGGTGTAATCACCGTAGGATACACCCCTGTATTCCACTGTCACACCTCACAAACTGCATGTACTTTCTTAGACTTAACTTCTAAACTCGACCCTGCTACCGGTCAACCTGAAGCAACCAAACCTGACTTCATTAAAACTGGTGACGCAGCTATTGTACAAATTAAACCAACCAAACCTATGGTTATGGAAGAAGCTGCAAACATCCCTCCAATGGGAAGATTCGCTATCAGAGATATGGGTCAAACCGTAGCAGCTGGTTTATGTCTTAAAGTAACTGACAAAAAATAA
- the rpsJ gene encoding 30S ribosomal protein S10 encodes MNQARIKLTGTDPEKINYVCDQLKKISERTGVDISGPIPLPTKKLVVPTRKSPDGEGKATWEKWELRIHKRLIGIGADERAMRQIMKVSVPDNVSIEIELK; translated from the coding sequence ATGAATCAAGCTAGAATTAAACTTACAGGTACTGATCCTGAAAAAATTAATTATGTCTGTGACCAGTTAAAGAAAATTTCTGAAAGAACTGGTGTAGATATTTCTGGCCCTATTCCATTACCTACTAAAAAATTAGTTGTACCAACTAGAAAATCTCCAGATGGAGAAGGAAAAGCTACTTGGGAAAAATGGGAACTTCGTATCCACAAACGTTTAATTGGAATTGGCGCTGATGAAAGAGCTATGAGACAAATTATGAAAGTAAGCGTTCCTGATAACGTAAGTATTGAAATTGAACTTAAATAA